In the genome of Dermacentor silvarum isolate Dsil-2018 chromosome 1, BIME_Dsil_1.4, whole genome shotgun sequence, one region contains:
- the LOC119433435 gene encoding replication initiator 1, whose product MASGKTVRFLLPPKTFPASTPRRRVPEHCKCRFKCPTCEAVFSHYVLLCVHTWSHAPGDLRVPDPAVKPCSILQSTENFGLQCFLCPLRFASHLALRQHLDACHTAAEDVKLLRFACAFCAMRYASADLLIAHIQQHDVWEDGDFYPLFAGIVGKPLCERDDTVSSFELDDLIKELQKIAGDLPAQQPMRKSALSKKSRCSVHTPLNYLCALCGMKFQHGYQIDEHVRMRHKGFLKLMKARHACVYCGTKFFKLSVLREHLLLHHAISVTPRKKNPVRL is encoded by the coding sequence ATGGCCAGCGGCAAGACTGTGCGATTTCTTCTACCACCGAAGACGTTTCCCGCCTCAACACCTCGAAGACGCGTCCCGGAGCATTGCAAGTGCCGGTTTAAGTGTCCCACATGTGAGGCTGTTTTCAGTCATTACGTTCTGCTTTGCGTGCACACCTGGAGCCACGCACCGGGCGACCTGCGCGTACCGGATCCAGCTGTAAAGCCGTGCAGTATTCTGCAGAGCACGGAGAACTTCGGCCTACAGTGCTTCCTCTGCCCTTTGCGATTTGCTTCACATTTGGCGTTGCGGCAACATCTGGACGCCTGTCATACGGCTGCCGAAGACGTAAAGTTGCTACGGTTTGCGTGTGCATTCTGCGCTATGCGCTACGCGTCAGCCGATCTTCTCATTGCACATATCCAGCAACACGACGTCTGGGAAGACGGAGACTTCTATCCACTATTCGCGGGTATCGTAGGCAAGCCGCTTTGCGAACGCGACGACACAGTGTCCTCTTTCGAACTTGATGACCTCATAAAAGAGTTGCAGAAAATCGCTGGCGACTTGCCTGCCCAGCAACCGATGCGGAAGTCAGCCCTGTCCAAGAAAAGTCGCTGCAGTGTGCATACGCCGCTCAACTACCTGTGTGCACTGTGCGGCATGAAGTTTCAGCACGGCTACCAGATTGATGAGCATGTGCGTATGCGTCACAAGGGCTTTCTCAAGCTAATGAAAGCACGTCATGCCTGCGTTTACTGTGGCACCAAATTCTTTAAACTGTCGGTGCTCAGGGAACATCTGCTCTTGCATCATGCCATCTCAGTGACGCCCCGAAAGAAAAACCCTGTGCGACTGTGA